The following are encoded in a window of Psychrobacter sp. P11F6 genomic DNA:
- the msrB gene encoding peptide-methionine (R)-S-oxide reductase MsrB, whose amino-acid sequence MNHKLKTGAITMAVAAISMVFVGCAATENTPAVKNTAIDNPYAPTDPNLAVATVAGGCFWCVEAGYEKIPGVVEVVSGYTGGQSTNPTYSTVSAGGTGHTEAARVYYDPTKITYNGIVQALWRIGDPTDDKGQFVDRGTQYRPAIFYNNAQEKHIAEAAKQSLQDSGIYSKPVVIEIVAASKFYPAEEYHQDYYKKNPIRYKAYTFNSGRYQFIESVYGKDYELDFSQFKPTAADSVQATSNNASATKASTGFNPDTFVKPAQDELKQSLSDIQYKVTQKDGTERAFDNEYWDNKAPGLYVDVISGEPLYSSRDQYKSGTGWPSFTRPLSTDMVVEKEDRGIFGSRTEIRSRYADSHVGHVFDDGPAPTGKRYCMNSAAMRFIPLAQMEAEGYGNWIAEVS is encoded by the coding sequence ATGAATCATAAATTAAAGACGGGCGCTATTACGATGGCTGTAGCAGCCATCAGTATGGTTTTCGTTGGCTGTGCTGCCACCGAAAATACGCCCGCTGTGAAAAATACTGCCATCGATAATCCTTATGCGCCAACGGATCCAAATCTCGCAGTCGCTACGGTCGCTGGCGGTTGTTTTTGGTGCGTGGAAGCGGGTTATGAAAAAATACCTGGCGTTGTAGAAGTGGTCTCTGGCTATACCGGCGGTCAATCGACCAATCCAACTTATAGCACTGTATCAGCAGGCGGCACAGGGCATACTGAAGCGGCCCGAGTCTATTATGACCCGACGAAAATCACCTATAATGGTATCGTTCAAGCATTATGGCGAATTGGGGATCCTACCGATGACAAAGGTCAGTTTGTAGATCGTGGTACTCAGTATCGTCCCGCTATTTTTTATAATAATGCACAAGAAAAGCACATAGCGGAAGCTGCTAAGCAATCACTGCAAGACTCTGGTATCTATAGCAAACCAGTTGTGATTGAAATTGTTGCTGCTAGCAAGTTTTACCCTGCTGAAGAGTATCATCAAGATTATTATAAGAAAAACCCAATCCGCTATAAGGCTTATACCTTTAATTCCGGGCGCTATCAATTTATCGAAAGTGTCTATGGTAAAGACTACGAGCTGGATTTTAGCCAGTTTAAACCTACGGCGGCAGATAGCGTACAAGCAACATCAAACAATGCGTCAGCTACTAAAGCTAGCACAGGATTTAATCCAGATACCTTTGTGAAGCCTGCACAGGATGAGCTAAAGCAGTCGCTAAGTGATATTCAATATAAAGTCACTCAAAAAGACGGCACCGAACGCGCTTTTGATAATGAATATTGGGATAATAAAGCGCCTGGGCTGTATGTCGATGTGATATCGGGGGAGCCACTATATTCCTCTCGTGACCAATACAAATCTGGCACTGGCTGGCCAAGCTTTACCCGTCCATTGAGCACAGATATGGTCGTTGAGAAGGAAGACCGAGGGATATTCGGAAGCCGTACCGAGATTCGTAGCCGCTATGCAGACTCACACGTCGGTCATGTGTTTGATGATGGTCCAGCACCGACAGGCAAGCGCTACTGTATGAATTCAGCGGCAATGCGTTTTATTCCACTGGCGCAGATGGAAGCAGAAGGTTATGGCAATTGGATTGCTGAAGTAAGCTAG
- a CDS encoding microcin C ABC transporter permease YejB: MGRYILKRLLLILPTLFLILLANFVIVQAAPGGPVEQQLALIEQGAKDNALGGNIGAGSAGNNSTYQGTRGLSEEMVAAINAQYGFDKSAPERFWLMLKNYAQLDFGESFFKGQSVTDLIIEKLPVSISLGLWSTLLIYMIAIPLGIYKAMHHGSGIDKVTAMLLAIGHAIPVFVFAVILLVFFAGGSYWNIFPLQGLTSENFDQLSALGKIKDYFWHLALPLLASTVGGFAGLTYLTKFSFLEELGKQYVLTARAKGLAERQVLYGHVFRNAMLIIIAGIPAAIVGIFFAGNFLIEIIFKLDGLGLLGFEAIQQRDYPVIFGTLFIFTLVGLLLQLISDLSYHLIDPRIDFEGR, from the coding sequence ATGGGTCGTTATATCTTAAAAAGGTTACTGCTGATATTACCGACGCTTTTTTTGATATTGCTCGCAAACTTTGTGATTGTACAAGCAGCGCCTGGTGGTCCTGTCGAGCAGCAGCTGGCGCTTATCGAGCAAGGTGCAAAAGACAATGCACTTGGCGGTAATATTGGCGCGGGTAGTGCGGGAAATAACAGTACCTATCAAGGTACGCGTGGCTTATCTGAGGAAATGGTTGCAGCGATTAATGCCCAATACGGCTTTGATAAATCGGCACCTGAGCGCTTTTGGCTCATGTTAAAGAATTACGCTCAGCTAGATTTTGGCGAGTCTTTTTTTAAAGGGCAGTCGGTAACGGATTTGATTATCGAGAAATTACCCGTTTCTATCTCGCTTGGGCTCTGGAGCACGCTGCTGATTTATATGATAGCGATTCCACTAGGTATCTATAAAGCCATGCATCATGGCTCGGGGATTGATAAAGTTACTGCCATGCTACTGGCTATCGGGCATGCAATACCCGTTTTCGTATTTGCCGTTATATTACTGGTGTTTTTTGCAGGTGGTAGCTACTGGAATATCTTTCCACTGCAAGGCTTGACCTCTGAGAATTTTGATCAATTAAGCGCGCTGGGCAAAATCAAAGATTACTTTTGGCATTTGGCGCTACCGCTGCTAGCAAGTACGGTTGGTGGTTTTGCGGGCTTGACTTATTTGACCAAGTTTAGCTTTTTAGAAGAGCTGGGTAAGCAATATGTGCTTACTGCTCGTGCCAAAGGCTTGGCTGAGCGTCAAGTGCTATACGGACATGTGTTTCGTAATGCCATGCTGATTATTATTGCAGGTATTCCAGCGGCTATCGTTGGCATTTTCTTTGCCGGAAACTTCTTAATCGAGATTATTTTTAAACTTGATGGTTTGGGGTTGTTAGGTTTTGAAGCCATTCAGCAGCGCGATTATCCGGTGATATTTGGTACATTGTTTATTTTTACCTTGGTCGGACTGTTATTACAGTTAATCAGTGATTTGAGTTATCACTTGATTGATCCTCGTATTGATTTTGAGGGGCGATAA
- the folE gene encoding GTP cyclohydrolase I FolE translates to MSNTPTIASDYQESVESYRQLILSTGEDLQRPGLEETPMRAAKAFAHLTQGYHQSLDEVVNDALFPSSNRELVLVQNIEFYSLCEHHMLPFHGIAHVGYLPNGQVLGLSKFARIVDMFARRLQVQENLSEQVAQTIMDVTGCRGVAVVMDAAHMCMMMRGVNKQHSTTRTTSMLGEYVHDNQARNEFLSAIPRRQPAF, encoded by the coding sequence ATGAGTAACACCCCAACAATAGCATCAGATTACCAAGAAAGCGTTGAGTCTTATCGTCAACTGATTCTCTCAACTGGCGAGGACTTACAGCGTCCCGGTCTTGAAGAGACGCCGATGCGTGCCGCAAAAGCTTTTGCACATTTAACCCAAGGTTATCATCAAAGCTTGGATGAAGTCGTCAACGACGCCCTGTTTCCATCGAGCAATCGCGAGCTGGTATTGGTACAAAATATTGAATTTTATTCATTGTGCGAACATCATATGCTGCCTTTTCATGGTATCGCTCATGTAGGCTATTTACCCAATGGTCAAGTACTGGGCTTATCAAAATTTGCCCGTATCGTCGACATGTTCGCCCGTCGCTTACAAGTTCAAGAAAATTTAAGCGAACAAGTGGCACAAACTATCATGGATGTCACTGGCTGTCGCGGCGTAGCAGTAGTGATGGATGCAGCACATATGTGTATGATGATGCGTGGCGTAAATAAACAGCACTCCACCACACGTACAACATCGATGTTGGGTGAGTACGTACATGACAATCAAGCGCGCAATGAGTTTTTGAGTGCGATCCCTAGACGTCAGCCTGCATTCTAA
- the gloB gene encoding hydroxyacylglutathione hydrolase, which produces MTIRIHPIKAFNDNYIWTLINENNKQAIVIDPGQAEPVMSYLEENKLELTSIWTTHHHHDHIGGVAELQESYPMTHLVAHTEHNVDEDQTIKDGSTVSAWGCAAQVWDVSGHTASHVAYILDIDGLKHCFCGDTLFSAGCGRVFTGTIEQLHNSFKRLNGLPAETLLYPAHEYTASNLRFGLSIEPTNEAMQQTLVQAEEKTAQGIPTLPVSLEHERAVNVFLRTQEPSVIAGVKSKATIDDDKSLAVFAALRELKNSF; this is translated from the coding sequence ATGACTATTCGCATTCACCCAATCAAAGCGTTCAATGACAATTATATTTGGACATTGATTAATGAAAATAATAAACAGGCGATCGTTATTGATCCTGGTCAAGCTGAGCCTGTCATGAGTTATTTGGAAGAAAATAAATTAGAGCTGACGTCTATCTGGACGACTCATCATCATCATGACCATATCGGCGGTGTCGCAGAACTGCAAGAGTCTTATCCGATGACGCATCTGGTTGCGCATACTGAGCATAATGTTGATGAAGATCAAACCATCAAAGATGGTAGTACCGTCAGTGCGTGGGGCTGTGCAGCACAAGTATGGGATGTGTCCGGTCATACTGCTAGCCACGTGGCTTATATATTAGATATTGACGGGCTTAAACATTGCTTTTGTGGCGATACTTTATTTAGTGCTGGATGCGGACGGGTATTTACTGGGACGATTGAGCAATTACACAACAGCTTTAAGCGTTTAAATGGTTTGCCAGCTGAGACGCTGCTATATCCTGCGCATGAATATACCGCCAGTAATCTGCGCTTTGGACTATCTATTGAACCTACTAATGAAGCAATGCAGCAAACTCTGGTTCAAGCAGAAGAAAAAACCGCCCAAGGTATTCCGACGTTGCCAGTCTCTCTAGAACATGAGCGCGCAGTCAATGTGTTTTTACGGACGCAAGAGCCGAGTGTGATAGCAGGGGTGAAGTCTAAAGCAACTATCGATGATGATAAATCTTTGGCTGTATTTGCTGCGTTACGTGAGCTTAAAAATAGCTTTTAA
- a CDS encoding extracellular solute-binding protein, giving the protein MIKNTMLKVILLVATLGAMASWIPVSIAAPITTTALGHNSTTEYINAPFMPYANPKAPTGGTLSLEARGTFNAANKWMTTGVAMVGTDYLYDTLMTGSLNEAFTMYPQLATKVTYDPDDTSWIIYYINPAARFWDGTPVTSSDVKATYDALLNKGPMYIRSYLGDIKDIQIINDQQVKFIFASADNKEILLTVGQFPIFAKSSIDTDFEKITLTPLMGSGPYKLGRVDAGRSVSYVRDPNYWGRDLMVNRGRYNFDMIKFVYYQSDEIAFEGFKSGQYRFRPENKASNWATGYNFPAVKAGLINQETISSENPVPMQGLVMNMRRPIFQDIRVRQALSKAYDFEWMNKTLFHGQYERLQSFFHGSELAATGVPSAEEMQVLTPLLPKLEPLQRQAVLMEWQLPTSDGSGFNRKELLEARQLLLDAGFYYNDMKLYQPNGQLAHIEVLMMGDTMGRVLLPYIRNLKRLGFDATLRQVDGPQYYERVRRFDYDMIVDKFAQSLSPGAEQVGFWGSSAADQAGNRNTIGIKNPEIDAVIEQLGNAKTRDDTILYTQVLDRLLRAGHYLVPLYGKSATNVAYWDQYRHTEKLPSNAIGIDYWWTDKEAEARINQYLKQ; this is encoded by the coding sequence ATGATAAAAAATACCATGCTAAAAGTCATCTTGTTAGTGGCAACATTAGGAGCAATGGCGAGCTGGATACCAGTTAGTATCGCGGCGCCAATCACCACTACTGCGCTTGGTCATAATAGTACCACTGAGTATATTAATGCGCCGTTTATGCCTTATGCCAACCCAAAGGCACCGACAGGCGGTACATTATCACTTGAGGCGCGTGGTACTTTTAACGCGGCCAACAAGTGGATGACCACAGGTGTGGCGATGGTTGGCACCGATTATCTATATGATACCTTGATGACTGGCTCATTAAATGAAGCCTTTACCATGTATCCGCAGCTGGCAACCAAAGTAACTTATGATCCTGATGACACCAGTTGGATTATCTATTATATTAATCCTGCTGCGCGCTTTTGGGATGGCACGCCAGTCACCAGTAGTGACGTCAAAGCGACTTATGATGCGCTGTTAAATAAAGGGCCAATGTATATTCGCAGCTATTTGGGTGATATTAAAGACATTCAGATTATTAATGACCAACAAGTGAAGTTTATCTTTGCCTCTGCTGACAATAAAGAGATTTTATTAACCGTCGGACAGTTTCCTATTTTTGCTAAGTCCTCTATCGATACTGATTTTGAAAAAATAACCTTGACGCCATTGATGGGCAGTGGACCTTATAAGTTAGGACGTGTCGATGCAGGGCGCTCGGTCAGCTATGTACGTGATCCCAATTATTGGGGTCGTGATTTGATGGTCAATCGCGGTCGTTATAACTTTGATATGATTAAGTTTGTATATTATCAAAGCGATGAGATTGCCTTTGAAGGTTTTAAGTCTGGTCAATATCGTTTTCGCCCTGAGAATAAAGCGTCGAACTGGGCAACGGGTTATAACTTCCCTGCAGTCAAGGCAGGTCTTATCAATCAAGAAACCATAAGCAGCGAAAACCCAGTACCAATGCAAGGTCTGGTCATGAATATGCGACGTCCCATCTTTCAAGATATTCGCGTTCGCCAAGCACTGAGCAAGGCTTACGACTTTGAGTGGATGAATAAGACCTTGTTTCATGGGCAGTATGAACGCTTACAAAGTTTCTTTCATGGCTCCGAGCTTGCCGCAACAGGGGTGCCATCTGCTGAAGAGATGCAGGTGCTTACGCCTTTATTACCTAAGCTTGAACCGCTGCAACGTCAAGCCGTATTAATGGAGTGGCAATTGCCGACCAGTGACGGTAGTGGCTTTAACCGTAAAGAGTTACTAGAAGCGCGGCAGCTGTTGCTAGATGCTGGATTTTATTATAACGATATGAAGCTATATCAGCCCAATGGACAACTTGCTCATATTGAGGTTTTAATGATGGGCGATACTATGGGTCGGGTGCTGCTGCCATATATTCGAAATCTAAAGCGCTTAGGATTTGATGCCACGTTACGTCAAGTCGACGGACCACAATATTACGAGCGGGTACGCCGTTTTGACTACGACATGATAGTTGATAAATTTGCTCAGAGTTTATCCCCTGGTGCGGAACAAGTTGGCTTTTGGGGTAGCTCAGCGGCTGACCAAGCGGGTAATAGAAATACTATCGGCATCAAAAACCCAGAGATTGACGCGGTGATAGAGCAGCTTGGTAATGCTAAAACTCGCGACGATACTATATTATATACTCAGGTGCTCGATCGTCTACTACGTGCTGGTCATTATTTAGTGCCTTTATACGGCAAATCAGCGACCAATGTCGCCTATTGGGATCAATACCGTCATACTGAAAAACTGCCCTCTAATGCCATCGGTATTGACTACTGGTGGACGGACAAAGAAGCAGAAGCACGTATTAACCAATACTTGAAGCAATGA
- a CDS encoding iron-containing alcohol dehydrogenase codes for MKKQNSIAKLVNNKLVNTNGLQNVGYLAVAKTRAKVLKAFAYVVPIRRPMLFVGESSCEELCDMAINEGSTNVFIVTDAVLNKLGIPAKVTDYLDSKNISYTVYDGITPDPTFKVVEEGLRKSIDAKCDSIIAIGGGSVIDAAKMIAMSQGNSCKPQQLIGILKARKPSMPLYCIPTTAGTGSEATLGAVVSDDKTHQKALSIDPRMVPLAAAIDPVIMKGMPAHITADTGIDVLTHALEAWMSANASVETDYYAASAVKSVMQNLPLVYKDGGNLKAREAMGIAAHYGGIAFNKAGLGYVHAIAHQLGAHYSIPHGRANAIVLPYVLDVNRQGSKKRLAELARKTGMVKSGQASKSDAEIADHLIAQVRELIATLNIDPTVKGMQSSDFDKIAKAAAKEVSDTYAVPTYLSASEIKAILTKIQQASDERSAAK; via the coding sequence ATGAAAAAACAAAATAGTATTGCTAAATTAGTAAATAACAAGTTAGTAAATACTAATGGATTGCAGAATGTTGGTTATTTAGCCGTTGCTAAAACACGCGCTAAAGTCTTAAAAGCGTTCGCTTATGTTGTTCCAATTAGAAGACCAATGCTATTTGTTGGTGAGAGCTCTTGTGAAGAGCTATGTGATATGGCCATCAACGAAGGCAGCACCAATGTATTTATCGTCACTGATGCCGTGCTTAATAAGCTAGGTATCCCAGCCAAAGTGACTGATTATCTAGATAGCAAAAATATCAGCTATACCGTTTATGACGGCATTACCCCAGACCCTACTTTTAAAGTTGTCGAAGAGGGACTGCGCAAATCTATCGATGCTAAGTGCGATTCGATTATTGCCATCGGTGGTGGTTCGGTCATTGATGCGGCTAAGATGATTGCGATGTCACAAGGCAATAGCTGCAAGCCGCAACAGCTTATCGGCATTCTTAAAGCCAGGAAGCCTTCTATGCCGCTCTATTGTATTCCTACCACGGCTGGCACAGGTTCAGAAGCAACCCTTGGTGCAGTAGTATCAGACGATAAAACACATCAAAAAGCGCTGTCTATTGACCCAAGAATGGTGCCATTAGCAGCGGCTATTGACCCTGTTATTATGAAAGGCATGCCTGCTCATATCACAGCGGATACGGGTATCGATGTTTTAACGCACGCGCTTGAAGCTTGGATGAGTGCCAATGCCAGCGTCGAGACCGACTATTATGCGGCTTCTGCGGTCAAATCTGTGATGCAAAACCTACCGCTGGTTTATAAAGATGGCGGCAATCTTAAAGCCAGAGAAGCAATGGGTATTGCCGCTCATTACGGCGGTATCGCCTTTAATAAAGCGGGTCTTGGTTACGTTCATGCTATCGCTCACCAGTTAGGCGCGCACTATAGTATTCCTCACGGTCGTGCCAATGCCATCGTGCTGCCGTATGTGCTTGATGTCAATCGTCAAGGAAGTAAAAAAAGACTGGCAGAGTTGGCTCGCAAGACTGGTATGGTAAAATCAGGACAAGCTAGTAAGAGTGATGCTGAGATTGCCGACCACCTCATCGCGCAAGTACGCGAACTGATTGCCACCTTGAATATCGATCCAACGGTGAAAGGCATGCAAAGCAGTGATTTTGATAAAATTGCTAAAGCAGCAGCAAAAGAAGTCAGTGATACTTATGCTGTACCGACTTATCTATCAGCGTCTGAAATCAAGGCTATTTTAACCAAAATTCAGCAAGCCAGTGATGAGCGTTCTGCTGCAAAATAA
- a CDS encoding ABC transporter permease: protein MPKKRRLNPIWQARLNRFRRNRLGVVSLFIFALIFVICMAANVIANDKPLLVQYQGDYYFPVLKAYPETAFGGVFETEANYKDPAVQTLINEQGFYIMPPIPFADQTPNVELGIPYPAAPNSQNWLGTDDLGRDVLARILYGMRVSLLFGLALTLAGAVIGIIVGAIQGYYGGWVDLAGQRFMEVWGGMPQLFMIIILVSLFSPSITMLFAMMLLFGWMGLVGLVRAEFLRARNFDYVRAARNLGVADSQIMLRHILPNALASSLSQLPFILTANIIALTALDFLGYGLPPGSPSLGELMVQGKNNLDAPWLALSGFFSLTFILSLLIFVGEALRDAFDPRRS, encoded by the coding sequence ATGCCAAAAAAACGTCGCCTAAATCCTATCTGGCAGGCACGCCTCAACCGCTTTCGCCGTAATCGTCTAGGCGTCGTATCATTATTCATTTTTGCGCTGATATTCGTCATTTGTATGGCAGCCAATGTGATTGCCAATGACAAGCCGCTACTGGTGCAGTATCAAGGCGATTATTACTTTCCTGTTCTAAAAGCCTATCCTGAAACGGCTTTTGGTGGGGTGTTTGAGACTGAAGCCAATTATAAAGACCCTGCGGTACAGACGCTGATTAATGAGCAGGGTTTTTACATTATGCCGCCGATTCCATTTGCCGATCAGACACCTAATGTTGAGCTAGGTATCCCATATCCAGCAGCGCCCAATAGCCAGAACTGGCTTGGTACTGATGACTTAGGCCGCGACGTGTTGGCGCGGATACTTTATGGCATGCGGGTGTCGTTACTTTTTGGTTTAGCATTAACACTTGCTGGGGCAGTGATTGGTATTATCGTCGGTGCGATACAAGGCTATTACGGTGGTTGGGTGGATTTGGCAGGACAGCGCTTCATGGAAGTATGGGGCGGTATGCCGCAGCTGTTTATGATTATTATTTTGGTCAGCTTATTCAGCCCCAGTATCACCATGCTATTTGCCATGATGTTGTTATTTGGCTGGATGGGCTTGGTCGGTTTGGTGCGGGCAGAGTTTTTGCGCGCGCGTAACTTTGACTATGTACGTGCCGCCCGTAATCTAGGGGTTGCGGATAGCCAAATTATGCTGAGACATATCTTACCCAATGCTCTAGCTTCAAGCTTATCGCAGCTGCCATTTATATTGACAGCTAATATTATCGCTTTGACAGCGTTAGATTTCTTGGGTTATGGCTTGCCACCTGGATCACCGTCGCTCGGTGAGCTGATGGTACAAGGGAAAAATAATCTCGATGCGCCATGGCTTGCGCTATCTGGGTTTTTTAGTTTGACCTTTATTTTATCATTGCTGATTTTCGTTGGCGAAGCGCTGCGTGATGCGTTTGATCCGAGGCGCTCCTGA
- a CDS encoding ABC transporter ATP-binding protein produces MTTTEQSVTEHNAHLNDSHSNNQNKLMLTVDKLSIVTNTGLTLVDNLSYALRQGQTLAIVGESGSGKSIASLALLGLLPDSLTVSGEVKLAGSAGLTVLPIANTNVNVSAKARNAALRSIRGQRIGMVFQEPMTALNPLHTVGKQIAESLRLVGVPKKHWQSQTIDLLNDVNITNPIDKLNRYPHELSGGQRQRVMIAMALAQQPDILIADEPTTALDVTLQHEILALLDDLKRQHNMAMVLISHDLNLVRRYSDDVIVMRQGQTIEQGQTISVFNQPKAEYTRSLIKQDFGQALNFSNDDKIQQSTVLQVSNLQVQFPIEKSLFGGTKRWFDAVKNVDMTLQKGWALGIVGESGSGKTTIALALSQLLSNQARVGGEIMVNGQDISVLSKGELRQFRSQIQMVFQDPFASINPRMTVMQIIEEGLLVQGVDKAARQQAVMDSLTTVHLPAEFSHRYPHELSGGQRQRVALARALIMQPSLLILDEPTSALDSTTQVTVVNLLREIQQKLQISYVFISHDLKVVRALCQQVMVLKDGICIESGRTEDVFNSPQHPYAQQLLQASMI; encoded by the coding sequence ATGACGACTACTGAGCAAAGTGTTACTGAGCACAATGCCCATTTAAATGATAGTCATAGCAATAACCAAAATAAGCTGATGCTGACCGTGGATAAGCTGAGCATTGTTACCAATACTGGCTTAACGTTAGTTGATAATCTGTCTTATGCGCTTAGGCAAGGACAAACCCTTGCTATCGTTGGTGAATCGGGCTCTGGCAAATCCATTGCAAGTCTCGCGCTATTAGGCTTATTGCCAGACAGTTTGACCGTTAGCGGTGAGGTGAAGCTAGCAGGGTCAGCAGGGTTGACTGTGTTACCGATAGCCAATACCAATGTTAATGTTAGTGCTAAGGCACGTAACGCTGCGCTGCGCTCTATTCGCGGACAGCGCATCGGCATGGTGTTTCAAGAACCAATGACAGCGCTCAATCCACTACATACGGTCGGCAAACAAATTGCTGAATCACTACGTCTAGTTGGTGTGCCCAAGAAACACTGGCAAAGTCAAACAATCGATTTACTAAATGATGTCAATATTACCAATCCGATTGATAAGCTGAACCGCTATCCGCATGAGCTATCAGGTGGTCAACGTCAGCGAGTGATGATTGCCATGGCATTGGCACAGCAGCCTGATATTTTAATCGCTGATGAGCCGACCACCGCGCTTGATGTGACTCTCCAACATGAGATTCTCGCTCTATTAGATGATCTTAAGCGTCAGCATAATATGGCGATGGTTCTTATTAGCCATGACCTCAATCTGGTCAGGCGCTACAGTGATGATGTCATCGTGATGCGCCAAGGCCAAACGATTGAGCAAGGGCAAACCATAAGTGTGTTCAATCAGCCTAAAGCCGAATATACCCGCTCGCTAATCAAACAAGACTTTGGCCAAGCACTGAACTTCTCTAATGATGATAAAATTCAGCAATCAACCGTATTGCAAGTCAGCAATTTACAAGTACAGTTTCCCATTGAAAAAAGTCTGTTTGGTGGTACTAAGCGCTGGTTTGATGCGGTAAAAAATGTTGATATGACGCTACAGAAAGGGTGGGCGTTAGGCATTGTAGGTGAGTCAGGCTCTGGAAAAACCACGATAGCGCTTGCGTTAAGTCAATTACTTAGCAATCAAGCGCGTGTGGGTGGCGAGATAATGGTTAATGGACAAGATATTTCAGTATTGTCCAAGGGTGAGCTACGTCAGTTTCGCTCGCAAATTCAAATGGTATTTCAAGACCCATTTGCCAGTATCAATCCACGTATGACGGTGATGCAAATCATTGAAGAAGGATTGCTCGTACAAGGCGTTGATAAGGCAGCACGGCAGCAGGCGGTGATGGATAGCCTTACTACCGTGCATCTGCCAGCTGAGTTTTCGCATCGCTATCCGCATGAGCTATCAGGTGGTCAACGTCAACGGGTAGCACTTGCTCGCGCACTCATTATGCAGCCGAGTCTATTGATACTGGATGAGCCGACGTCCGCGCTTGATAGTACCACGCAGGTGACCGTCGTTAATTTACTACGTGAAATTCAACAGAAACTACAAATCAGTTATGTGTTTATTAGTCATGACTTAAAAGTGGTGCGCGCCTTATGTCAGCAAGTTATGGTGCTTAAAGATGGCATATGTATTGAGTCTGGACGTACTGAAGATGTTTTTAATAGCCCACAGCATCCCTATGCGCAGCAGTTGCTGCAGGCGAGTATGATTTAG
- the serC gene encoding 3-phosphoserine/phosphohydroxythreonine transaminase codes for MTTKAAPNRVPNFSAGPATIPTAVLSRAQEELLDWQGRGMSVMEVSHRSKEYIAITEKAEAKLRSLMEIPDNYKVLFLQGGASLQFSAIPLNLLNGGRADYLTTGAWSGKAVKEAQRYAKLGLGEVNEVATGKDSNFTDVPAESEWNISKDAAYFHYCANETIHGLQIFEPPQVDAPIVVDMSSCILSQPIDVSKFGMIYAGAQKNIGPAGLIIVIIREDLLGQASEWCPLLMNYEHQAEKESMSNTPATYSWYLAGLVFDWLEEQGGVAAIGKINQQKADLLYKTIDDSSFYSNPVDPKYRSIMNVPFTLADSSLDKVFLEESEAAGLMNLKGHRDVGGMRASIYNAVSLDWVQQLVDFMIAFEKKHA; via the coding sequence ATGACCACTAAAGCCGCTCCTAACCGCGTACCCAATTTTTCAGCGGGACCTGCTACTATACCGACGGCCGTATTATCACGCGCTCAAGAAGAGTTGCTTGATTGGCAGGGACGCGGCATGTCGGTCATGGAAGTGAGTCACCGTAGTAAAGAATACATCGCGATTACCGAAAAAGCCGAAGCCAAATTGCGCTCATTGATGGAGATTCCAGATAACTATAAAGTGCTGTTTTTACAAGGTGGCGCTAGCTTACAGTTTTCAGCGATTCCATTAAACCTGCTAAATGGTGGGCGCGCAGACTATCTAACGACGGGTGCATGGTCTGGTAAAGCGGTCAAAGAAGCACAGCGCTATGCCAAACTGGGTCTTGGTGAAGTTAACGAAGTTGCAACCGGTAAAGACAGTAACTTTACTGATGTACCAGCCGAGAGCGAGTGGAATATTAGCAAAGATGCCGCTTATTTTCATTACTGTGCCAACGAAACCATTCATGGTTTGCAAATATTTGAGCCGCCACAAGTCGATGCGCCGATTGTCGTCGATATGTCTTCTTGCATTTTGTCACAGCCAATCGACGTGTCTAAATTTGGCATGATTTACGCGGGCGCGCAAAAAAATATCGGGCCAGCAGGTCTGATTATCGTGATTATCCGTGAAGACCTATTAGGTCAAGCGAGTGAATGGTGCCCACTGCTGATGAACTATGAGCATCAAGCTGAAAAAGAATCAATGTCAAACACACCAGCGACATATTCTTGGTATTTAGCAGGGCTAGTCTTTGATTGGTTAGAAGAGCAGGGCGGCGTTGCTGCTATCGGCAAAATCAACCAACAAAAAGCCGATTTACTCTATAAAACAATTGATGATAGCAGTTTTTATAGCAACCCAGTTGACCCCAAATATCGCTCTATCATGAATGTGCCTTTTACCTTAGCCGACAGCAGCCTTGATAAAGTATTCTTAGAAGAGTCGGAAGCGGCAGGCTTGATGAATCTAAAAGGTCACCGCGATGTGGGCGGTATGCGTGCCAGCATTTACAATGCAGTGTCATTAGATTGGGTGCAGCAGTTGGTTGACTTTATGATTGCGTTTGAGAAAAAACACGCATAA